One genomic segment of Hymenobacter psoromatis includes these proteins:
- a CDS encoding winged helix-turn-helix transcriptional regulator — translation MLVCPGSAAKSQPQAVRDTLEVISGKWKLVILAALLARKYRFKELSREIGISPRILSKELQELEVHQLVKRTVCDTRPITVEYESTPHSQSLLSVVQAMSDWGYLHYETLIGRKRTDDPAATSSDLASG, via the coding sequence ATGCTCGTCTGCCCCGGCTCCGCGGCCAAAAGCCAACCCCAGGCCGTGCGCGACACGCTGGAGGTCATCAGCGGTAAGTGGAAGCTCGTTATCCTCGCGGCACTACTGGCCCGCAAGTACCGCTTCAAAGAGCTGAGCCGCGAAATCGGCATCTCGCCCCGCATTCTCTCCAAAGAGTTGCAGGAGCTGGAGGTGCACCAACTCGTGAAGCGCACCGTCTGCGATACCCGGCCCATCACGGTCGAGTACGAGAGCACCCCGCACAGCCAGTCGCTGCTAAGCGTGGTGCAGGCCATGAGCGACTGGGGTTACCTCCACTACGAAACCCTGATAGGCCGCAAAAGAACCGACGACCCCGCCGCGACTAGCAGCGATTTAGCCAGCGGCTAG
- the asnS gene encoding asparagine--tRNA ligase, translating into MPADQPRRTRIQDLLTSTDLPRDVLVKGWVRTRRGNKYVQFIALNDGSGLATLQIVADATKFSDESLKEITTGACIAVRGQLVASQGKGQAVEVQAAEITVLGPADPEAYPLQKKATSLEHLREIAHLRPRTNTFGAVLRIRHALAFAIHQYFNDHGFYYVHTPIITGSDAEGAGQMFRVTTLPPEHPPRTADGSVDYSQDFFGKQTNLTVSGQLEGELAALALGQVYTFGPTFRAENSNTPRHLAEFWMIEPEVAFNDLTDNMDLAEDFLQSLVKYALAHCADDLQFLNDTYDKELLARLNSVTENAFQRLTYTEAVEILKAAKQKFEFPVDWGTDLQSEHERYLVEKHFQKPVILTNYPKDIKAFYMKLDDDGRTVRAMDVLFPGIGEIIGGSQREENLARLEARMAEMHVPAEELWWYLDTRRFGSAPHAGFGLGFERLVLFVTGMTNIRDVIPFPRFPKNAEF; encoded by the coding sequence ATGCCCGCCGACCAGCCCCGCCGCACCCGCATTCAAGACTTGCTCACGAGTACCGACCTCCCCCGCGACGTGCTGGTGAAGGGCTGGGTGCGCACCCGGCGGGGCAATAAATACGTGCAATTTATCGCCCTCAACGACGGCTCGGGCCTCGCTACCCTCCAAATAGTGGCCGACGCCACTAAGTTTTCGGACGAAAGCCTGAAGGAAATCACGACCGGCGCGTGCATTGCCGTGCGCGGCCAGCTGGTGGCCAGCCAAGGTAAAGGGCAGGCCGTGGAAGTGCAGGCCGCCGAAATAACCGTGCTCGGCCCCGCCGACCCCGAGGCCTACCCCCTCCAAAAGAAGGCCACCTCGCTGGAACACCTGCGTGAAATTGCGCACCTGCGGCCGCGTACCAATACCTTCGGGGCGGTACTGCGCATTCGGCACGCGCTGGCGTTCGCCATTCACCAGTATTTCAACGACCACGGGTTTTACTACGTGCACACGCCCATCATCACGGGCTCTGATGCCGAGGGCGCGGGCCAGATGTTCCGGGTTACCACCCTACCCCCCGAGCACCCGCCGCGCACCGCTGATGGCTCAGTAGATTATAGCCAGGATTTTTTTGGCAAGCAAACCAACCTCACCGTGAGCGGGCAGCTCGAAGGTGAGCTGGCGGCGCTGGCGCTGGGCCAGGTCTACACCTTCGGCCCCACCTTCCGGGCCGAAAACTCGAACACCCCGCGCCACCTGGCCGAGTTCTGGATGATAGAGCCCGAAGTGGCCTTCAACGACCTCACCGACAATATGGACCTGGCCGAGGATTTTCTGCAAAGCCTGGTCAAATATGCCTTAGCGCATTGCGCCGATGACCTGCAATTTCTCAATGACACCTACGACAAGGAGCTGCTGGCGCGGCTCAACTCCGTGACCGAGAACGCCTTTCAGCGCCTCACCTACACCGAGGCGGTGGAAATATTGAAGGCGGCGAAGCAGAAATTCGAGTTTCCCGTGGACTGGGGCACCGACTTGCAGAGCGAGCATGAGCGCTACCTGGTAGAAAAGCACTTTCAGAAGCCGGTTATCCTGACCAACTACCCCAAGGACATCAAGGCGTTCTACATGAAGCTAGACGACGACGGCCGCACCGTGCGGGCGATGGATGTGCTCTTTCCCGGCATTGGCGAAATCATTGGCGGCTCGCAGCGCGAGGAAAACCTGGCCCGCCTCGAAGCCCGCATGGCCGAGATGCACGTGCCCGCCGAGGAGCTGTGGTGGTACCTCGACACGCGCCGCTTTGGCAGCGCGCCGCACGCGGGCTTCGGCCTGGGCTTCGAGCGCCTGGTGCTATTCGTGACAGGCATGACCAACATTCGCGATGTGATTCCGTTTCCGCGCTTTCCCAAGAACGCGGAGTTTTAG
- the rpoN gene encoding RNA polymerase factor sigma-54 produces MQRLDFKQLLSQRLSPQQIQFIKLLQIPTAELETRIKEEMEINPALEEGDGEETDDRDDADEAPEADDPNDSLDSDDTTLDEDFSMGEPANDGAGPDDYADERPEPAAEPEALGIDNDNHEIDISDYVNDDEIAGYKMQGDGPGEEEEREMPLADTSGSLQDSLLDQLNFARLSAQQQAIGEQLIGSIDGDGYIRRDLAAIANDLAFSQNVEVSEAEIEIVLHVIQQFDPPGIAARDLPECLLLQLERRPQDEDTLNAERILTETFEEFTKKHYQRIQQKLDLEDDELKAAVAVILKLNPKPGGNGPVNGGRGSGGGAQYLMPDFILTNDNGELNLTLNARNAPELRVSRDYREMLQTYDKAAKRDQKMKEAVSFVKQKLDSAKWFIDAIRQRQNTLLRTMSSIVDLQREFFLTGDESKLRPMILKDIAQQISMDISTVSRVANSKSVQTEHGIYPLKFFFSEGIATDSGEDASSREVKSILRDLIGNEKKDHPLSDDKLEKMLNARGYNIARRTVAKYREQLNIPVARLRKEL; encoded by the coding sequence ATGCAACGCCTTGATTTTAAACAACTTCTATCCCAACGTCTGTCGCCGCAGCAAATCCAGTTTATCAAGCTGCTGCAAATTCCGACGGCCGAGCTGGAAACCCGCATCAAGGAGGAAATGGAGATTAACCCGGCCCTGGAAGAAGGCGATGGGGAGGAGACCGATGACCGCGACGACGCCGACGAGGCTCCCGAAGCCGACGACCCCAACGACTCGCTCGACAGCGACGATACGACGCTGGATGAGGATTTCAGCATGGGCGAGCCAGCTAACGACGGGGCCGGCCCCGACGACTACGCCGACGAGCGCCCCGAGCCCGCCGCTGAGCCCGAGGCCCTGGGCATCGACAACGACAATCACGAAATTGACATCAGCGATTACGTCAACGACGATGAGATAGCGGGCTACAAAATGCAGGGCGACGGCCCTGGCGAAGAAGAGGAGCGCGAAATGCCCCTGGCCGATACTAGCGGCTCGCTTCAGGACTCGTTGCTCGACCAGTTGAACTTTGCCCGACTCAGCGCGCAGCAACAGGCCATCGGCGAGCAGCTAATCGGCTCGATTGATGGCGATGGCTACATCCGGCGCGACCTAGCGGCTATTGCCAACGACCTGGCGTTCAGCCAGAACGTGGAGGTAAGCGAGGCCGAGATTGAAATTGTACTGCACGTTATCCAGCAGTTCGACCCGCCGGGCATCGCCGCCCGCGACCTGCCCGAGTGCCTGCTTCTGCAACTGGAGCGCCGGCCCCAGGACGAGGACACGCTGAACGCCGAGCGCATCCTGACCGAAACGTTTGAGGAATTTACCAAAAAACACTACCAGCGCATTCAGCAAAAGCTTGATTTAGAAGATGATGAGCTAAAAGCCGCGGTGGCCGTAATTCTCAAGCTGAACCCCAAGCCGGGCGGCAACGGCCCCGTGAACGGCGGCCGTGGCAGCGGCGGCGGGGCGCAGTACCTGATGCCCGACTTCATCCTCACCAACGACAACGGCGAGCTGAACCTGACCCTTAATGCCCGCAACGCCCCCGAACTGCGCGTGAGCCGCGACTACCGCGAAATGCTCCAGACCTACGACAAGGCCGCCAAGAGGGACCAGAAAATGAAGGAGGCCGTGAGCTTCGTGAAGCAGAAGCTCGACTCGGCCAAGTGGTTTATCGACGCCATCCGGCAGCGCCAGAACACGCTGCTGCGCACCATGTCGTCCATCGTGGACTTGCAGCGCGAGTTCTTCCTTACCGGCGACGAATCGAAGCTCCGGCCCATGATTCTCAAGGACATCGCCCAGCAGATTAGCATGGACATCTCCACCGTGAGCCGGGTTGCCAACTCAAAATCGGTGCAGACCGAGCACGGCATCTACCCCCTCAAATTCTTTTTCTCCGAAGGTATCGCCACCGACTCGGGCGAGGATGCCAGCAGCCGCGAGGTCAAAAGCATCCTGCGCGACCTCATCGGCAACGAGAAAAAAGACCACCCGCTCAGCGACGACAAGCTGGAGAAAATGCTGAACGCCAGGGGTTACAACATCGCGCGCCGCACCGTGGCCAAGTACCGCGAGCAGCTGAATATTCCGGTGGCGCGGCTACGCAAGGAGCTATGA